In the Neodiprion virginianus isolate iyNeoVirg1 chromosome 2, iyNeoVirg1.1, whole genome shotgun sequence genome, ACTCATATTGCTCGCACATTGGCACATTTACAAAATCACACAAATAACGAAAGAGTTATACTTCTGCCATGTTCGGCTACAAATTCTACATTGCTGCTGAACCTCGCCGCTGATACCTTCTGCTTCTCCCGTCGACCGTCGCGGCGGCGCTGCTGTCGACATCGAATCATCATCGAATAATATGCGCCAAATGGGCAACGGCCAAAGGGCAATGCCAGTAtactctgtctctctttctctacaCTCTGATTGGCTGAGCATTACGAGATATGCGCGTTCGGCCAATCGCAGCGCAGAGCGAGAGAAACAGAGTGTACGGCAATTGCCTTTTACTGGGAAGCTACCTCCATGCGATATAAGCACGACGGCAACGGCAATGTGCGCACAACTACCGGTGTTTCGAATCCAACGACGCGTAGTCATTTTACAGGACGTCCGGATTGCCGTCCCGCTTAATTAGTTGATTGTTAGTTGGTTAAAAAGTGAGGGTATATTAATACCGATAGACGAGACTATTCTGTTCCCAAAATGACTAGCTCTGTGACTACGAATCCATCCACGCTTTTGCCGCtaggtaaataaataaaataataacgaaatttttcctAACCTCGATGATCTAACGACAGAACGAcgttgtttattatttattttttgtgtatttttaaaatacgTTTTAAAATATATGCCATTAGTTCGGGGTAGTCCACGTGTCTTTGACATTCTCGTATTTTCTGCAACCTTGCTCATTATCGATCATCTTAATTTTCTCTATTAACtgatgttttatttcattgaattttactTTACAGAATTGGTGGACAAGTGCATCGGCTCCCGCATTCACATTAtcatgaaaaatgataaagaaaTTGTGGGTACATTACAAGGATTTGATGACTTTGTGAATATGTTATTGGATGATGTGACTGAAAGCGAAGCAACGCCCGAGGGACGCAGAGTTACAAAATTGGATCAGATCCTCCTCAATGGAAATAACATTACGATGGTTAATATGGAAATACGAATACATTTCGATAGCATGATGTGTTTAAAATGCACAACAAGGTTTATTATAACAGTTTGactatcattttttctttcctgttTCAGTTAGTACCTGGAGGTGATATGCCAGAAACATAATCTCACCCCCTGTGATTTCATGTATAATACTTTTGACATTTACTGCTATgtgattgtaaaaatttattcaaataacaaTGATTTTCTTTTGTAAACATTTCTGCATTATCTTCCTTTTATCCCGTATCATCATTAAGCCTTTGCCATTTCTAATTAACTTCAACACTTTGCTTCGACCTCTAAATCTCAAAGCTCCGTTGCAACTCCATCTATACTGGGTCTATctgttttttcaaatgacCACATCTTTGAATACAACGCTTTATACTTGCCACCTAAATTATCATCCAGCATTGAATCCTCCGGTTTTATACCTTTCCCAGTGAGATACAAAATAGCGTGAGGATGGAGGTCAGCGAATGGCAAAGTCCTGCTTAGCATTTGCCAGGCCAAAATTCCCAGGGAATATATGTCTGAAGGTGGAGAGGGTAATTCCCCTCTGATTACTTCTGGGGCTACATAACCAGGTGTACCCTGAAAATATGGCATAAACCTGGTGATTTAGGGAATGAAATCGTGATGCAAAACTAAAAAACCTACTCGAATTCCTGTATATGTGTCTTCTTCCCCCAAAAGAACGGAGCTACCAAAATCTGCTAATTTTGGATTGCCATCTGCGGCcatgagaatattttttggcTTCACATCAGCATGAACCACGCCAGCTCGGTGACAGAATTGAATAGCGAAAGTAATTGCCTTGAAGATATTTAATCGCTCTTGACAGTTCAATGGTCCCTCATCCAGCCTTTCTTGCAGAGATTTACCACACAATTCCATAGTGATCATTGAGAAAACTTCTCCCTGTTCAATGCCCAGTATCCTGATGACATTAGCATGTCTCAAAGTGGTGGCATGTTTCTCTGATATCACGGAGTTATCACTGTCTTTCCTTCTTCTAAGTATTTTCGCAGCTACCTGATCACCTGTTATATATGATATGATAAGATCAggataggaaaaaaatatcggctCCCTTTCATCAAGTGACCGCATTTCACAATATTCTTCAAACCTTTGTAAGATGCTTGAATCACGGTTCCAAATCCACCACTGCCGAGAATCTTTCTTGTACAGTGGGTAAGCCcagtgtttaaaattttctttcggtTTGGAGTATCGACATTGACTAGCGACAATGTACATGGTTTCGTATTTATTTTCGCTTCCACACAGTCTGTGCTCAAATTGTTCCGGAGAGGTGATTTTGGACTACTTGTAAATCTTTGAACATTGTAAACACATATGTATTACATTTGCAGTTTTAGCGACCaagtattaataataacacaccttatattttgaacaatttgaGGCGACCGTGGTGCCAGCCTTCCGATCTCAAAAATTCCTCTTGGAGAAGCCATTCGAAATATATTGTATTAAATTTCTTCTGCAGGTAGAATGAACAACTTAACCAATTACAGTGATTGACATAAATATCTACCTCTATGTGTCTACCGGAAGACTAAACACACAACtcaaaacaaatattatgAAGGGTATTATTGAACTTGATGCATGTTTATGTATTAtgtacagatatttttttttcttttcaattctaAGATGAAGGTGAATGACTGacgtattttaaatattttctttattctctaAACTTAAGGCATAATCCAGCTGCTACGAGCCTATTactaattattacttttaatACTGTATTTTTAACTTGATTATTTACAATAACGTTTTCACTATTTAATAACAAGGATGATTGTAATAATCTCTCAATATAGGTAATATCTGTGGTGTGGCTATAATAACATGTCTCAATGATATACTGTAGATGTAAAGCCGTATACCTAATGAAATCTAATTTATTAGATAGTTAACAATAATAAGTACCGTTAGTTTAGATCAACACGGTTTTCTATCACAATCATCTAGAAGAATTTATTACCATTTCTCAATTATTTGTGTTACGTGAATAACAATAGTTAAgtaatttcgtttttcattctctgttctttttttaaatggttGTACTACGTGTTGGATCGAAGGAGTGtcaataatgattttcaactttcaataAGAACATATTGATTAGTAAAATACTCTACGGAAtcaaaatacaatattttctttgcTTCTTATTTTGTATCGTATATATCATATCTAATACATTATATCTGCTTTATTGCGATACATCATTGGATGACTATCACTTCGATTTTGGTTCAAAATGTTTATGCCTTCGTATATTATAACTCTCGAAAGAGTTCGTTCATAAGCATACACGATTCTTAtttgtcgaaaaatataagaatttcCATATTACTTATACCTGCACGATAtgtaattcaaattacacaaACAGATTTTTGTCAAGAGTTAGAATTTTATGGAAATCCCTCCTTTGCTTATCCGTACCGTACTAATATTTCCCATTCATCTCCAACAAAGCTCATATCTAATCCTGCTGCATACATTCACCAATCAGGTACTTGTGTATACACAGTTTTATACATATAGCACCAACTTTATTGtcttactaaaaaaaaaatgcctaCCCAAATGCAACCCTACGCTCATACCCTATTACGCCAAAAAATTGGCTATACTTTTAACAAAGATCACATGCAATCCTCTTGGTCAATCTTAATCATCCCCTGGCACCATGCACCAATCTCGTGTTGCATCTATTGGTACTCTCCTGACAAAGGCCTGAACATCATGAACCAACTTAGTTTAATAACATGCATGAGATGCCACACGGACAATTTCGGTTTACCACTTTCGTAAAACCGTCTATACTTAACAATAGTTAATTTCTCGTGAATCTTGTCTGTTCCCATAGAGGTAGCGTGAATAAAGTACAAATGGAAATGATCGTCAGATAAATAGGAACGATCAGGGTATCAAAAAGTTTGGTGTTTTTAAACTCTTACTGTGATAGCTGAGACTTTAAAATGATCAAACTAATTGAACGCTGTGAATCGCAACAGAATTACACGTCTGCTATCATTAGggattcataaaaaaatatttagaataCTGATCAATCTTCCTGCGTATTATTGACAATCGCGTAACAATAAATGATTGAACGAATTCCTTTTGGCACTCTTACCCCCGAATTCATGACCGTCCGTTAAACGTTTAACGGGTGTAATATATAACATCCCGTTATAATCTTCTGCTCTTATTGTTGTTGATCTTACGAAACGTATAACCAGCGTAAATTTGACAgtcaacaacaataaaaatagaagATTATAACGGGCCGTTATACATTGAGCGCATTAAACGTTTAAACGGTCGTTCATGAATTcggaaataattcattttcaatttgtaatgCTTATGTGAAATGTAAAGAACGCTGATAATGctattaaataattgatttatattctttttcgaatcaatttcAGACAATCTCTAGACTAGCTAAAAATGAAATGTTACCGATACCACAAACGTTACATGCCCGCAATAAATCAGAACCAAAATTAAtatgtttcaaattacaacTAGTCTAAGTAAAATAAGAATTaactataaatatatgtatgtacctatacttatattgtataatactagatttctttttcgtccGTAAGTGAACTCTTACTATATTAAACTATGTCAAACCCCGTAACATTCATATCAAATATATTCTTTGTTCGCGTCAATAAGGGTAAAGATATGTTAAAAACAGCAAAAACTTTTTGAGTCACCCTGAATGTCGAGGTTTTCACGGGAAAAACTTGGATTATCTAACAAACGCCGTCAATGGATACAACAAGGGTAGTATGAAGGTAATTAATTGGACAAGGTAAGGTAAGGCACAGTCTAGCCAGGGAGGGGTGCTTCTTCATAAAAGTCTGGCTCATCCTGATTGCTCTCCATTTCTGGTTCTTTAGTATCGAGAGCACGTAGTTCTGCAGGTGTAAAATAACGCTTCATTTGAGCACGCAACGGTATCATCAGGATCAAAAAGAATGGGAAAGCCAAGGAGATTGCGGTGCTTTTAACAGCCCAAAGGACCGAGagacaaaatatttgaatcaaAGTGAATATGTGCATCTTATAGGTTTGAACTCTGCGTACATAATTCGCAGTACCATGGTGCTTAACAGGCATAAAGAATAACTTTATACGATCAAACAGCTGAACGCCGTTGGTTGACGATACGCCCATGTACAGAAAAACTCCAATCAACACTGCCATGGGAACACGTCTTAGTAGCGGTGCCATCAAAATACTCAGACCGACGAGGATCGCGACTAAGAGACCGCTCACTCTTTGTTCTTTGACCTCAACAATGTGAGGCTTGTCACCAGGAGCATGGTTCGTTGACATTATTGTAACTGCGGATACATGGGTCAGAGAACGCACCGATGCTGCGCAACACCAGGGCATACCGATGAACCCACAGCCAACGTTCATCAAGCTGACAACAACAATGTCCATGTGATAGCCGTTGCCTTTACGCAGCTTGCGTTCTTTCTTGTCAATAATGAGCCTGGTTGggtgataaaaagaaaatttgattaggAATAGTCAATTCAGATTTCTTTTAATATActattttcaaagtttaattaaaataagacTCACTCAGATATTTGGGTTTCCATGAAGATAAGGATGTAAACTAGAAGAGCTGGCACCACGCAAACAAGTGCCAACCAAACGGGAACGGATTGTTTTTCACCCCCTAGCGGTATTAGCCATCCTCTCTTGTCGGGATCTGAAGGACTCAAGCCGTCGGGTACGAGGAGTTTCTCAGTCTTAACTTGAGCGAGAAAATCGATCAAGACAAAAATTACGATGCTTATTGGAACTCCAAAGTCACCAAAAGCTCTTCTCGCGCTGCGACCCAGATAGTGACTGTTACGAAATATGCGCAGGTAGTACGCACCAAGGAAAGTTCCCAAGCAAAGAATTGTACACATGAGAGCAGTATTTGGTTGATTTATAAGGCCATGACCGTTACTGTCAGGAAGCCAATTCATCTGCTGAGAGTTGTCACACATAGCCGTCACATTCGTGTCAGTATTGTTAGAACTGGTGTCATTTTCGTGTGGGGCGAAGCAGTAATCAGGAAGAAGTggatttattaaaaagtatTTATAGATCTTTTGGAAGGCCTCGACGATATAGAGAATTGATATCAATCCGGTAAATATTTCTTCCGTAAAACGTGTGAAAAGTTTTACAAGTACTGAACCTTCGACACAAGCAATGATTAATGCAATCACACCGAGCCAAACGCCAACGTATATCCGGACCGTTAAGAACTCGAATTCATAGGCATTACACATTTTGTACAAGCTTTCATCGAAGAGAAGAAGCGGTCCAGTTGTACCGATAATGACGAGAGGTTGCGTGGCAAAAAGAGCCATTATCACTCCTGTCCATGAGGCAGAAATTAAAGTCTCTGAGATGCCTATtaaattgtttgttttgtcACTTATCAGACCGCCAAATGTGATAGCGGTACAAAGAGCAGCAAAGTACATGAAGATGGCTGCCGCAACGCTAGAGGAGTTCAATCCATCCGTGAAATCAGATAAATAAAGAGGGTAGCGTCTCTTGATATCGTTAATAAGCCCACCAAAAGGACGCCTAGTTCTACACAGCGGATCATCATCTGGGggttttttctcatcttcacCAGCTAAAAGAGCTGTAAACAATTATAAGATTGTGTTAAAAAATGGGATGGTATAATTGACCGAGTAATTGTTTCGGAAGATAAAGAACACGAACCTTTCTTAATAGCGGCATCGCTTTGTGTCTGCGGTGAAATTCTTTCCAATGCTTTAGCTTTGCGTTTTCTTATAGCTTCGCTCTTTGCCTTGAGTTCGTCGAATGGTAAAAGTGCTTGTCTTTCCCAATCGCCTGGTGGCAGCACGATCGAATCATCCAAAAACTCATTGATTGCCGATAGCAGTTCTCGTCTTTCGTTAGCTTTGTAGGCAATCTTGTGAAATGAGGTATTGGCCATCAGCGTTGAGATGGATCGACCGACCTCGTGGTAGTCAAGATCGGCATTTCGTGGCCCCAGAAGAATAAACATGAATCGAACAGGAATGGTAACTTCTGTCAAAGAGGGCATGAAAACACCTTCTGCCAGCCGAACAAATGCTATCGTAGGTTGATCAAGGAAATCTACGGCACCTACAAGTACCGTAGTTGCCTCAGCGCCGACGggaattcttttcaatataTAATCATTGTGCCCTTTCTTCAAGTCCTCGTTACTACTCGTGTAGGTCAACTCTTCTTTTATATCAACCGCTGTATGGTTGCTGTCCAGAGCCAAGGTGGACGATACGATCTTTGGTTTAGAATCGCTCAGGTTCTGTGGAAATGATAAGAGCCAATTAGGTAAAATCGATATAAGACATCGACAGAAACTAATGCTGGGAATTCGGTACGTATATACATGGTGTCAGCGAAAACTATGCATAGGCTTTCTTACAATCAGAGGAGAGTTTGACAGATCAACATCATCCATTTATAGTACATCagagagaagagaaacgaAGACAATAAGATTGGAACGAACATGTTCCACTGTGAGGCAACGGAAAACACTAGATCGGAGGATAGTGAGATTTGTCAGGCTCTCCAATATTTGCTAAAATACTTGCACAGCGAGTATTTCAGATTACAATACCTTCGAAATTTATAGGACGACGAGAATAAACATTGACAAAGAATACCATGAGGAGTTTCtacttgaaaaactttttggtAAGCCAAAATGATTCTACGTGAAATTATGCCGCTAATTATGACAAGAGGGACAAAAACTATATTGCATTTTAATGTAGGAATGATAACTTCCGTTCTTGCAAAggtaaaaattcttcatcaTTTGCATGAAGAACATGCGAATCATTTCAAACGTCAAGGTTAGTATTGGGTATCACACATATTCTACTCGGttactgttattttttttttttttcttctttctataTTCATTATATACCAAAATGTGAAAGTACCGTAGATGGCCAATAAAATGAGATTGACAAGAATTAATCAAGAAAACCTACGCTATGTTTCTGATGGTCCATAAAGTGGTATACTGCATTATATATCATGTGTGTCTAAACCTAGGAAtgagttgtaaaaaaaagttcaattaTATATGGGGGAGAAAGACATAAGGTGCGATACTTAATACAACCATGCGCAGGCTGTTGTTGCTATCAAATATCGACAACCCATTAGAATGGAATGATGAGTGGAAGTGAAGTGTAGGTGATTCATCGGCAAAATTAAatcaaacaaaacaaaaaaattagtcaAAACTCAAGCTGCCACGAGGAGGTGCTACGATATAGCTTCATGGACTTGCAAATACTGTAGAATCGTTTTTCGGTAGAATTTTTCGTCACATTGTAACATGTAATTAAAATTAGAGTAAGGCATTCGAAAATCTCGTTAGAAAACGAGAGTGAAAAACCTTCACTAACACCGTACAGTTTCTCTGTAAGTTCATGAGCtaattttgtttcgtttaagtcatttttgttttattatttaaacagTGTTAACAACGGCAGACGCCTATTTACGAGGGCAGTGGGGCAAAGACAGATGAGCTAGCGATAAAATTTGTGTTTTGGGAAACGAGAGATTTACATGTTGCTTCACATGGTTCTCGGTCGGATCTCGAGCAGCCTCTTCCTCCTCCAGCCAGATAGACTACGGAAACAATATTAGCATCCGTCAGTCAAATCGTTTCTGAAGTTTTCAATAGCATATTCCACCTCTACCTCGGCTTAAACAATTCCTCGTATACTCATCCTCTAGATTTGCGAGGTTTCTAAACCGCAGACGGTATAAAGAGAACATCTAACGAAGTAGAGGTGGAAACGCatatttctttcatcttcttttctATGTATCTAATCTCTCTATTTGTCTTCAATCTGCGCAGCACAAAGATTATGTCTTATAATTCACACTGTAATGTTCATCAATTACAGGAGGAGATCGTACCTATTATactatttccttattttgTCCTCAGACTTTTAATACTATGGAGTTTCGCCCAGAGTTTGACTAATCCTAATGAGGGTTTGAAAGATAATTGGGAAAATTCAATAGGATTTCAATAGGTAGTTTATACTGTGACAAGGATATCGGGGTTTCCACAACGACCGCATAGATATCTTTAATTTGGTAGCCAATTTTACAATCCTTCGCGGATTTgcttaaaattttacaaacatCAACATTAATTCCTCGTAATCATGCCCTTGCGACTGCTAATTGACCAATCTATAGACTTCCGTACGCAAATAAATTCAAACGAGTATCAATAAAATAGAATTCAGTTCTTCACCATTAGCCTGATAAGTAGATGTCTTTAGAAAAAGTTAGGTACAAGTATAGTAATTCCTGAggagattgaataatttcggAAAGTTCAACACTAAtcaagaaatgaaattaatttaaaaacactACTTCCTTCAGTCGGTAAAAAAATGCGGGATAATATGTAGATCGGGAAGTTTCACGGAAGAAAAAGAACTTTCATCGTTTCATAAAGTAAAGTAgagtttcaaaataataaaatcgtaCCTTTTGATTTTCGTTAAAAACCATGATTGCCAATTATATgcaattgaatttcgaatacGGTGAGCGCGTTAATTTTTGCCCAACTATACtaaaatacgaaatatttattgaaaaaaaaaaaaaaaagaaagaaacataAGCAATCCATTAAACTTCCCTAATTCATCTTATCCACACCATAAATTGGTTTTCAATCTATGTTCCATTGCTCCGATCATTCCTGaattcttgaataaaaataataatgaacagaaattgtaaaaaaaaaaaaaaaagtaaaagatgaaaacatTACCTGCAGACTGGTGTAACTGGCGTAATTCCTCTTCCCCCCAAATCGAAATCTATCATGTTCATTGACGTGCCTGTGCCTTAGAAGCAGAGCCCTCATAACGACGGGTCGATCTTCGGGGAGTATCAACTCCTCGACGACCATCTGCTCGACGACCCTGTAAGCTACGCCGGGAAGATCACGTTCCTCGAGATCAAGGAGGCAAACACCGGTCTCGAGGCATCGCCGTAGGTTTAGAAGCGAGTGAAAGCTAAGCGATGCGACGTGTGGTCTCCCCCACCGGTCCGCACCCTCTTCAACGTCTTCCTCGTACTTTATCCACCTCGCCGTTTCCCGCCATTCGCGATCCTCGCCCATTCCGTGGAGTTCATCGAGCTGGACGAATACCTCGTGGGGCGAATGATCGTACATCTTTTTGAAGGTGTCGTGGAATATACCCCCGACCATTTTTCGCCCGATGTGAACCGTCGAGTGACCCGTCTTGTGACGACGCATACCCCGGGGATCGTCGCTCCTGTGGGACTCCAGGCCGTCTATGTCCAGCTCCTGGAGGGTGCTTGCCTCGTCGGGCTGGACGCTGACTCGACGTCCCATCGCGTTGTTTCCGTCCGTGATACCGGCACCCGAGCGTTTCCTCCATTGCGGATCTTCCTGGAGCGAATACTTTCTCGACTTGTGATGGTGCCGTCTGgaaaaagaatataatattttatatattttacagcATTTTTGCATAACGTAACAAGAACtgttctcattttctttctcctttccTTCTTCAAAGCAAAATCTGTCCAGTTATTTGCATGTACAGAAAAAAGTAATCGtccgtaaaaatttatctctaagcataataatgacgataaataaaaatatagtcaaaaatattcaccttgaaaattcaattttcaaaacattgtTTTAGCAGTTTAgaaaacgtttaaaaaaagaatcgaatctgGCATACGATTCGAACTATGCTGTGGTTTCTAAATCAATTTAAAGGACgacttttgtttgtttgttcgtttatttttttggtttttttcaactttcaatagagaaagaaaaaaaactttaaagTTGATTGTTCGGCAGCTTCTATTTCCAAACGTTTCGAAATTAGGAAATCGGatcaaaaataagaaattacaaaatcaAAACTACACCTTGAGTctacgaagaaagaaaaaaaatgcgtatAACTATTCGAATTTTACTCAGGTATTGAAACAAGGTGAAGGGTAAATTTTTAGAATATAACATATTAATACACGTATTATATTGTTGAAATCAAAGTAGAAATTTTACAGCGGGAAATAATAACCGATTCTTTAAACATCCTTGACGCTGTACCCAAGGTTTGttatatattcttttttttcaatttattcttggtttttttttcctgctatgtatacatacgaaaATCTTATAATAACTAATGTAATTTCAAGGATTCATACGAGTGACAAATTCttgaataatatattgtgtatCGACGCGTTGACGTCGCGACGCAACCCCGCAAAGCGTTTCAAGACGTCGACGTCGCGTGACAAGGTCGAACGCGTGCCAATTTTGCTAACGAAGAATTTAACCCTGGCATTGAGAAGCGGAGGAGGGTCAACCTTTTCCGTTCACATCGTTAAACTACCCGTTTCACGATCCGTTACcaagaaacaaaaactaaTTATTTCTTGATCTTTCCATTCGCTTGTTACGCAtcgtttttctcttcgttaataattacaaatcactcaaatttatataataaacgaataaatgaataaataaaaattactctcccaaattttctacgattgtttcgacaaattttataagtagaaaaaaatacagttcgAATCCAGGATTGTCAAAATATCGATCAATTTATATCGTCGATAAAAACGATTCAACTTCCGTGGTttgattttctctttctttttttaatttcattcccACACCGCGATCCCTCGATtactattaatttataatcgTTCTTTTTCCCTTCTATTCTTTCACATAACAGTTACAATCACGTCAACTTCCGTCTGCGGTTTGACTCATTTTATCTCCGCGTGTGCTGGCTTTCTACGATACGAAGAAACAACTTCCAACTCGGAACACGTTACACCAAACACACGTTACAGACAAGTAACTACAACGACGCGATTATTGCACGACGATAATAATGAGGTACgacttgcaaaaaaaaaaataaaaaaaaaaaatgcataaaatcCCAACAAAAACACCAACAAtgtgattaattattgtttatcGGATTATATACCGTCGAAAGTTACCGATACGATCCTGGGATCGTTCGTACGAGACGGGCATTGCTGATGGCAAGTGGCAGACGCCTATACCTAAACTAGCCTGCCTGGCCGTTGGCTGGCACGAGCTTAGAAGACACGACGACTCGATTATTCCCGACccaattatacgtatatctatacacatatatgtattattatgtagAAATAAATAAGCACGGGTAAATATataagtgtgtgtgtgtgtataaatatataaatatatatatatatatatacataaaacgAAGAAGATAATGGCTGTGTAGGTACATCCGAAGGCCATGGCACCATCCCGTCCCAATCGCGACGTTTGGTTCTGGTTTTGTACGTATGTATTGTAAGTGTAATCTAGTTGAACGAGTGGGTGTAAGGTACCTAATTGTATACTATACATAGGTACATATTTAGGGGCTGCGCCAGGAACTGCcgagatttatttatttccccCTATTTGTTTCGTTCGTTTCCCCTGAATTACCTGATACAAATTAGGAGACACGCTTACGGTACGGAATCCCCATCGCGTTTAAACTGCAACCCGCAACTGGCAAGTAGGCAAAAATTCAAGGAGAAAGAATTTCCGCATTGCGGTCACGAGATCGGGAGAATAGGGATGGAAAATATCGAGTCCATTTAATTAATGGTAATAATTTTGTCTGTCAATATTGCTGTTGTTCGAAGTGACGAATCTTCAAACTTC is a window encoding:
- the LOC124297551 gene encoding band 3 anion transport protein isoform X4, yielding MEKVFAMDMGEKFNVSRLGSPSESAGSDRERGAPPRYGERDFNQHRKRSYPHPHMPLKSLHSRSMRRHLSPEGSVTEPGPEEDHPLNDHPISSTGNGEEPDDEVEEEEEEEEEEEVDALINGGGHRQQQAGEAPNYVSQGIENDERPIPDDGEAVLSSESEAPISERAASGYSESPALGSPRVQFEKIREEGAASPQPETPPGDEDRKPRRLHKHDHKRHHHKSRKYSLQEDPQWRKRSGAGITDGNNAMGRRVSVQPDEASTLQELDIDGLESHRSDDPRGMRRHKTGHSTVHIGRKMVGGIFHDTFKKMYDHSPHEVFVQLDELHGMGEDREWRETARWIKYEEDVEEGADRWGRPHVASLSFHSLLNLRRCLETGVCLLDLEERDLPGVAYRVVEQMVVEELILPEDRPVVMRALLLRHRHVNEHDRFRFGGKRNYASYTSLQSIWLEEEEAARDPTENHVKQHNLSDSKPKIVSSTLALDSNHTAVDIKEELTYTSSNEDLKKGHNDYILKRIPVGAEATTVLVGAVDFLDQPTIAFVRLAEGVFMPSLTEVTIPVRFMFILLGPRNADLDYHEVGRSISTLMANTSFHKIAYKANERRELLSAINEFLDDSIVLPPGDWERQALLPFDELKAKSEAIRKRKAKALERISPQTQSDAAIKKALLAGEDEKKPPDDDPLCRTRRPFGGLINDIKRRYPLYLSDFTDGLNSSSVAAAIFMYFAALCTAITFGGLISDKTNNLIGISETLISASWTGVIMALFATQPLVIIGTTGPLLLFDESLYKMCNAYEFEFLTVRIYVGVWLGVIALIIACVEGSVLVKLFTRFTEEIFTGLISILYIVEAFQKIYKYFLINPLLPDYCFAPHENDTSSNNTDTNVTAMCDNSQQMNWLPDSNGHGLINQPNTALMCTILCLGTFLGAYYLRIFRNSHYLGRSARRAFGDFGVPISIVIFVLIDFLAQVKTEKLLVPDGLSPSDPDKRGWLIPLGGEKQSVPVWLALVCVVPALLVYILIFMETQISELIIDKKERKLRKGNGYHMDIVVVSLMNVGCGFIGMPWCCAASVRSLTHVSAVTIMSTNHAPGDKPHIVEVKEQRVSGLLVAILVGLSILMAPLLRRVPMAVLIGVFLYMGVSSTNGVQLFDRIKLFFMPVKHHGTANYVRRVQTYKMHIFTLIQIFCLSVLWAVKSTAISLAFPFFLILMIPLRAQMKRYFTPAELRALDTKEPEMESNQDEPDFYEEAPLPG
- the LOC124297551 gene encoding band 3 anion transport protein isoform X1 — its product is MPEAGGSSSGKSFLQRAGGKVLRWLRRSLRTPQIDGHGTETGPELDEEMEKVFAMDMGEKFNVSRLGSPSESAGSDRERGAPPRYGERDFNQHRKRSYPHPHMPLKSLHSRSMRRHLSPEGSVTEPGPEEDHPLNDHPISSTGNGEEPDDEVEEEEEEEEEEEVDALINGGGHRQQQAGEAPNYVSQGIENDERPIPDDGEAVLSSESEAPISERAASGYSESPALGSPRVQFEKIREEGAASPQPETPPGDEDRKPRRLHKHDHKRHHHKSRKYSLQEDPQWRKRSGAGITDGNNAMGRRVSVQPDEASTLQELDIDGLESHRSDDPRGMRRHKTGHSTVHIGRKMVGGIFHDTFKKMYDHSPHEVFVQLDELHGMGEDREWRETARWIKYEEDVEEGADRWGRPHVASLSFHSLLNLRRCLETGVCLLDLEERDLPGVAYRVVEQMVVEELILPEDRPVVMRALLLRHRHVNEHDRFRFGGKRNYASYTSLQSIWLEEEEAARDPTENHVKQHNLSDSKPKIVSSTLALDSNHTAVDIKEELTYTSSNEDLKKGHNDYILKRIPVGAEATTVLVGAVDFLDQPTIAFVRLAEGVFMPSLTEVTIPVRFMFILLGPRNADLDYHEVGRSISTLMANTSFHKIAYKANERRELLSAINEFLDDSIVLPPGDWERQALLPFDELKAKSEAIRKRKAKALERISPQTQSDAAIKKALLAGEDEKKPPDDDPLCRTRRPFGGLINDIKRRYPLYLSDFTDGLNSSSVAAAIFMYFAALCTAITFGGLISDKTNNLIGISETLISASWTGVIMALFATQPLVIIGTTGPLLLFDESLYKMCNAYEFEFLTVRIYVGVWLGVIALIIACVEGSVLVKLFTRFTEEIFTGLISILYIVEAFQKIYKYFLINPLLPDYCFAPHENDTSSNNTDTNVTAMCDNSQQMNWLPDSNGHGLINQPNTALMCTILCLGTFLGAYYLRIFRNSHYLGRSARRAFGDFGVPISIVIFVLIDFLAQVKTEKLLVPDGLSPSDPDKRGWLIPLGGEKQSVPVWLALVCVVPALLVYILIFMETQISELIIDKKERKLRKGNGYHMDIVVVSLMNVGCGFIGMPWCCAASVRSLTHVSAVTIMSTNHAPGDKPHIVEVKEQRVSGLLVAILVGLSILMAPLLRRVPMAVLIGVFLYMGVSSTNGVQLFDRIKLFFMPVKHHGTANYVRRVQTYKMHIFTLIQIFCLSVLWAVKSTAISLAFPFFLILMIPLRAQMKRYFTPAELRALDTKEPEMESNQDEPDFYEEAPLPG